The Sulfurimonas sp. genome includes the window TACCTTTACACGACCTAATGAACCATTAGCTCCAGAAACTGAACCAGATACCGCAATGATATTGTTTTCAGCATCAAAAGATACGATTTCATTTTTTACACTATTTTGTACATTTCCGTAATGTCCTGGCATTTTCTTACCTTTCATTACACGACCTGGCCACTCTGCATTACCAATAGAACCTGTTCTACGACCCATTCTATGACCGTGAGATGCAGGACCACCACCGAAATTCCAGCGTTTCATTACTCCAGCAAAACCGCGACCTTTAGTTGTAAAAGTAGATCTTAAAACTTTAGCATCTGCTAAAGGAGTTAAATCTAAATCTCCAGCTTCAGTGTTTGCAACTTCTAGAGTAGCAAAACGGTTAAACTCAGATGAAAGGTTATATTTCTTTTGCTGACCTTCAATTGTTTTATTCATTTTTTTACCACTGTTGTAAGAAACAATAGCGATACCTTCATTAACTTCACATACTTTAGACTCTAAGACTCTTAATAGAGTAACAGCTTGACTTGGTACTGTGATTGTACGGCTCATACCGATTTTTTCAACAATATATTCCATAACCTACTCCTACTTATCCATAGAGCGAACTTCAACGTCCACTTCAGGTGCAAGATCAAGCTTCATTAGAGAATCAACAGTTTCTGGTGTAGCAGAAACAATATCTATAACTCTAGCGTGAATACGAATTTCAAATTGCTCACGCGCTTTTTTGTTAACATGCGGAGATTTAAGAACAGTATATTTACGAATCTTTGTTGGTAAAGGGATTGGACCACGAATTTGGGCACCTGTACGCTTTACAGCCTCAACTATTGATGCTACTGATCTATCTAATACACGATGATCGTATGCTTTCAATTTTAAACGAATTTTTTCCATGTTTTTCCTTCTAAAGAACTCGTTAGGTCTTGCCTAACTATTTTAAGGGAGCGGAATTTTACCAAAATAAGTTCTTATATTCAAGTATATTAGGGGCAAAAACTATAATTTATTGAAATTTACTTCCTTTAAGGAAGGAAATGATAAAATTGTCTTATGCAAAATCTACTTCAAGAATTATATAAAACTGATATTCATTTAGAAAAATTTCATTTTAGAAAAGCATTTATTGAAAATAAAAGTTATCAAATTAATGGAATTTCTCAATGTGGAAAGAGTAATTTAGTTAAAAATTATCTCTTAGGACTTAAAAAAAACTCCTACTTATATATAGATTGTAATGATATAAGAATAGATATAGATGATTTAAATGCAGAACTTGCTAGATTTTGCAATCTAAATAAAATAGATATTTTAGTCTTAAATAACTACAAAACAGAAATAAAAATTGTTAATGTTACTCAGTTGATTATTTGTTGTGAAACTCATCTAAAACTAGATTTTCTTCAAACTATAACACTTTATCCTCTTGACTATGAAGAATTTTTGGCATATGAGCATAAATACGACTCAACAGCACTAAATCATTTCTTTCAACTTGGAGGCTTTCCGTCAATGCATAAACTCCACAATGATGAGAGAAACCTTCATATACAAAAGATACTCAAGCTTTCTTTAGATGCGATGGAGTTTGATATACTTGTATTTTGTGCAAAAATGATGGCTCAAAAACTATCTCCATTTTCTATATATGAACGCTTAAAACAAAGTAGAAAGATATCAAAAGACAAACTATATAAATCTTTTGATACTCTGCATAAAAAAAACTATATACATCTTTTAGAAAAAGCGAACCATCCAAAAGCTACAAAAAAAGTATACCTTTGTGACATCTCTTTAAAATCTGCTCTTAGTCTTGATAAACACTTTGGAAGACTCTTTGAAAATATGATTTATTTAGAATTACTAAAGTCAGGAGTTAAATCCTTTTATGAAGATGGCATAGATTTTTATCTTCCTTCAAGTGATGAAGTGATTTTAGGAATGCCTTTTACAGATGAGAGAGCTTTGTTTAAAAAGATGGAAGCCATCGAAGCTTTTATATTTTCTTATGGCATAAAAAAAGTAACCGCAGTAACAATGAATACAGAAGGAAGTGTAAGTCACCCTTTTTCAAAGGTTGAGATGCTACCATTTGATATCTGGGTATTAGGAGATTAAATGCTATGTGGCATCGATGAGGCAGGTCGTGGACCTATTGCTGGTGATTTAGTTATGGCGGGTTGTATCTTAAACTCTCCCGTAGATGGATTGAATGATTCTAAAAAATTGACTGAAAAAAAAAGAGAATCTCTTTTTGAGTTAATCATCAAAGCATCTAGCTACCATATAGTAAAGTTTTCTGCACAAGCAATAGATGCTGATGGCATCTCAAAGTGTTTAGCATCTGGACTTAGAGAAATTATGCAAAATTTAAAGTGTGATGAGTATCTATTTGATGGCAATACAACTTTTGGAGTTGATGGCTTAACTACGATGGTAAAAGCAGATGGAAAAGTTGCAGAGGTTAGTGCAGCATCTATACTTGCAAAAGTTACACATGATAGAGATATTTTAAAAGAAGCTTTAAAATATCCCCAGTATCATTTTGAAAAACATAAAGGTTATGGAACTAAACTTCATGTTGAGATGATAAAAAAATATGGATATTGTGAAATACACAGAAGAAGCTACAAGCTAAAAGCATTGCAAGGGACTCTGTTTTAAGCAACAGCTCCTGCATTAAGAGCTAGTATAGCCATTTTTTGCATGTGTTCAGTTATGTTTACTTTAGCATCTATAGCTTTTTTAAGCTCACCTAAAAAGTACTCTTTGGTTTTTTCATCTGCAATGTTAAATACATATAAAACCCATTCGCTATTAAGTTTTATATCTTCTTGCTCTTTTGTAACTTCAAAGACTCTGTATAGGTTAATATTACTATGTTTTAGTAATTTTAAGGCACTAATGTAAAAAGATGGTACATCATAGTTTATAAGTGTTTCTAGTTCATTTTTTGGTATCGTTATTTCATTATCAAAAGAATCCTTCTGACCAAGAACAAGGGCATCTCCAATTATAAGTTGCTCTCCTAAAAAGAAAGGCTCTTTTTCATTTGAGATAGCATCTGAATCACTATATATAGTATGCTTATCGATAATAGAAAAATCATCAATAGAGATAGAATTAAAAAAACTATAAACAGTATTTGCCTGTATTTCTATATCTATCTCTTTTGCTTCTTTATTTTTCGGACTAATACTATATGCTTTCATTTAAAAACTCTCCAATAAAATAACACTTACGAAAGTACC containing:
- a CDS encoding ribonuclease HII; translation: MLCGIDEAGRGPIAGDLVMAGCILNSPVDGLNDSKKLTEKKRESLFELIIKASSYHIVKFSAQAIDADGISKCLASGLREIMQNLKCDEYLFDGNTTFGVDGLTTMVKADGKVAEVSAASILAKVTHDRDILKEALKYPQYHFEKHKGYGTKLHVEMIKKYGYCEIHRRSYKLKALQGTLF
- a CDS encoding ATP-binding protein, giving the protein MQNLLQELYKTDIHLEKFHFRKAFIENKSYQINGISQCGKSNLVKNYLLGLKKNSYLYIDCNDIRIDIDDLNAELARFCNLNKIDILVLNNYKTEIKIVNVTQLIICCETHLKLDFLQTITLYPLDYEEFLAYEHKYDSTALNHFFQLGGFPSMHKLHNDERNLHIQKILKLSLDAMEFDILVFCAKMMAQKLSPFSIYERLKQSRKISKDKLYKSFDTLHKKNYIHLLEKANHPKATKKVYLCDISLKSALSLDKHFGRLFENMIYLELLKSGVKSFYEDGIDFYLPSSDEVILGMPFTDERALFKKMEAIEAFIFSYGIKKVTAVTMNTEGSVSHPFSKVEMLPFDIWVLGD
- the rplC gene encoding 50S ribosomal protein L3, with amino-acid sequence MEYIVEKIGMSRTITVPSQAVTLLRVLESKVCEVNEGIAIVSYNSGKKMNKTIEGQQKKYNLSSEFNRFATLEVANTEAGDLDLTPLADAKVLRSTFTTKGRGFAGVMKRWNFGGGPASHGHRMGRRTGSIGNAEWPGRVMKGKKMPGHYGNVQNSVKNEIVSFDAENNIIAVSGSVSGANGSLGRVKVAK
- the rpsJ gene encoding 30S ribosomal protein S10 — encoded protein: MEKIRLKLKAYDHRVLDRSVASIVEAVKRTGAQIRGPIPLPTKIRKYTVLKSPHVNKKAREQFEIRIHARVIDIVSATPETVDSLMKLDLAPEVDVEVRSMDK